In Erythrobacter sp. F6033, a single genomic region encodes these proteins:
- a CDS encoding helix-turn-helix transcriptional regulator, translated as MAIEVTLDIMLVTRKVKSKDLAAHVGITDANLSLLKSGKVKGVKFETLSKICDYLECETGDILRHVPDTDAADTDK; from the coding sequence ATGGCTATCGAAGTAACTCTGGACATCATGCTGGTCACGCGGAAGGTTAAGTCAAAGGATTTGGCTGCTCACGTCGGCATCACGGACGCGAACTTATCGCTTCTGAAATCTGGCAAGGTCAAAGGCGTGAAGTTCGAAACGCTTTCGAAAATTTGCGACTATCTCGAATGCGAGACGGGCGACATTTTGCGCCATGTGCCCGATACAGATGCGGCGGATACCGACAAGTAG
- a CDS encoding ribonuclease HII yields the protein MGLITPKSEIGARQYVIGVDEAGRGPLAGPVVAAAVVLGEVVPKGLNDSKKLSAKRRGVLDKEIRESCSWAVAVVDPEDIDRLNIFQATMEAMTRCVADLAAEVGGECSVLIDGNMTPEGRRPAWRWPARAIVGGDGIEPAISAASIIAKEWRDRMMIEAAQEHPHYGWERNKGYGTAEHMEALRLHGPTALHRKSFAPVAQATLI from the coding sequence ATGGGTTTGATAACTCCCAAAAGTGAAATCGGTGCCCGCCAATACGTCATAGGGGTCGACGAAGCCGGACGAGGGCCGCTCGCTGGGCCAGTTGTGGCGGCGGCGGTGGTTCTGGGCGAAGTCGTACCCAAAGGTCTGAACGATTCCAAGAAACTATCTGCCAAACGGCGCGGTGTTCTCGACAAAGAGATACGCGAAAGCTGCAGTTGGGCGGTTGCGGTGGTCGATCCGGAGGATATCGACCGGCTCAATATCTTTCAGGCAACGATGGAAGCGATGACGCGCTGCGTAGCTGATTTGGCGGCCGAAGTGGGCGGCGAATGCTCGGTTTTGATCGACGGAAACATGACTCCGGAAGGGCGCAGGCCCGCTTGGCGGTGGCCCGCGCGAGCGATCGTTGGCGGGGACGGTATCGAACCAGCGATCAGCGCGGCATCGATCATTGCAAAGGAATGGCGTGATCGGATGATGATTGAAGCGGCGCAAGAACACCCGCATTATGGCTGGGAACGTAACAAAGGGTATGGAACAGCGGAGCATATGGAAGCACTGCGCCTGCATGGCCCGACAGCATTGCACCGGAAAAGCTTTGCTCCAGTTGCGCAAGCCACTTTGATATAG
- a CDS encoding DUF2975 domain-containing protein — translation MEDNRTVPSRLLYRLLRAFAGIMTTIAGLVISYACITALFGEQELLIEFIDEDVASLSMNAPTILSIAVTNVLAVSSLGLLFFSTNRFLKHAERGELLLESARNALKRLGIAMVMLYLTTRSIAVLVPVLGIPGFWDENKFVLPLYFLDLDFLYLVVGVVLMALGRALREGQAAKEEAKQYV, via the coding sequence ATGGAAGATAACCGGACAGTCCCAAGCCGTCTGTTGTACCGTTTGCTGCGGGCATTCGCTGGTATCATGACGACGATTGCCGGACTGGTTATTTCCTATGCCTGTATCACGGCATTGTTCGGTGAGCAGGAACTGCTGATCGAATTTATCGATGAAGATGTAGCGTCGTTGTCCATGAATGCACCCACCATTCTGTCAATCGCTGTGACGAATGTATTGGCCGTCAGCTCTCTTGGCCTATTGTTCTTTTCGACAAACCGATTTCTCAAACACGCAGAGCGAGGCGAACTGCTGCTCGAATCCGCACGTAACGCTTTGAAGCGCCTGGGTATCGCAATGGTGATGCTATATCTGACAACGCGATCTATCGCCGTGCTCGTACCAGTGCTTGGCATTCCGGGCTTTTGGGACGAAAACAAGTTCGTCTTGCCTTTGTATTTTCTTGACTTGGACTTCCTGTATCTTGTGGTCGGCGTTGTTTTGATGGCATTGGGACGGGCATTGCGTGAAGGGCAAGCTGCCAAAGAAGAGGCGAAGCAATACGTCTGA
- a CDS encoding calcium/sodium antiporter codes for MLNAILLSLAGLVGLAIGGELLVRGAVGIAQKLGVSTLFTGLVIVGFATSMPEMVASVQAALAGSPEIAWGNIVGSNLANTLLILGVSALVTPIVLIGTGRRDAVVALGVTLLLWALIASQMGGRWIGLVLLGGILAYIVWRYRHPGANAGEDMEDDAPSKGWLAGLLFVVGLGILVAGGNALVTGAISLATIFKVPETVIGLTVVAVGTSLPELAASIAAALRGKSALAIGNVVGSNIYNILLIGGATMTLAPQAAPFELAGLQMALLTASALILLALLWKAKSIGRVLGAVLVAAFAANVVLVFN; via the coding sequence ATGTTAAATGCGATTCTTCTAAGTCTTGCCGGATTGGTCGGCCTAGCCATTGGGGGCGAACTGCTTGTCCGCGGTGCAGTGGGCATTGCGCAAAAGCTTGGCGTGTCGACGCTATTCACCGGCTTAGTCATTGTCGGCTTTGCTACGTCGATGCCGGAAATGGTGGCGAGCGTTCAGGCCGCACTTGCGGGATCGCCAGAAATCGCATGGGGCAATATCGTCGGGTCGAACCTCGCAAACACGCTTTTGATTTTGGGTGTGTCTGCTCTTGTTACGCCGATCGTATTGATCGGAACCGGCAGGCGAGACGCTGTCGTGGCATTGGGGGTGACGCTGTTACTTTGGGCCCTGATCGCGTCCCAGATGGGCGGCCGATGGATCGGTCTTGTTCTGCTGGGCGGTATTCTCGCCTACATCGTATGGCGATACCGCCATCCCGGTGCCAATGCCGGTGAGGACATGGAAGATGATGCGCCAAGCAAAGGCTGGCTTGCGGGTCTGCTCTTCGTTGTTGGTCTCGGCATATTGGTTGCTGGCGGCAACGCGCTGGTAACGGGGGCGATCAGCCTCGCGACCATCTTCAAAGTGCCTGAGACGGTTATCGGTTTGACGGTGGTTGCAGTGGGCACGTCACTGCCTGAACTCGCCGCATCAATCGCGGCGGCTTTGCGCGGCAAATCGGCGCTGGCCATCGGCAATGTCGTGGGATCGAACATCTACAACATTCTGCTGATTGGCGGGGCCACTATGACGCTCGCACCGCAAGCGGCTCCGTTTGAACTGGCGGGTCTGCAGATGGCGCTTCTTACAGCAAGCGCGCTAATCTTGCTGGCATTGCTGTGGAAGGCGAAGAGCATCGGACGTGTTCTTGGCGCTGTTCTGGTCGCGGCTTTTGCCGCCAATGTGGTGCTCGTTTTCAATTAA
- a CDS encoding N-acetyltransferase encodes MSANTATLIPLSAVDPAMIEELLDRAFGPDRHARTAYRIRAGMEWLEALSFAALDDQEMLVATIQCWPIALISDDGKPVPLVMVGPVAVLPERQGEGFGMGLMAAMLDAEARMAADGSPSFPQVLIGDADYYGRWGFNANATGGWRCPGPYEQDRLLARGPALSMMPKDGILGPWNPEGGIVGKD; translated from the coding sequence ATGAGCGCCAACACTGCCACTCTCATCCCGCTTTCGGCGGTCGACCCTGCGATGATCGAGGAACTGCTTGATCGCGCATTCGGCCCTGATCGGCACGCCCGCACAGCGTACCGCATCCGTGCTGGCATGGAGTGGCTGGAAGCGTTGAGTTTTGCCGCGCTGGATGATCAAGAAATGCTGGTCGCGACGATCCAATGCTGGCCAATCGCTTTGATAAGCGACGACGGAAAACCCGTGCCGCTTGTAATGGTCGGCCCGGTGGCCGTGTTGCCTGAACGCCAAGGCGAAGGGTTCGGTATGGGCTTGATGGCGGCAATGCTGGACGCAGAAGCGCGGATGGCGGCGGACGGATCGCCCAGCTTCCCGCAGGTTCTGATCGGCGATGCCGACTATTATGGCCGCTGGGGCTTTAATGCGAATGCAACAGGCGGTTGGCGCTGCCCGGGTCCATACGAACAAGACCGCTTGCTCGCCCGCGGCCCTGCGCTTTCCATGATGCCGAAAGACGGGATCCTTGGTCCGTGGAATCCTGAAGGCGGCATTGTCGGTAAAGACTAG
- a CDS encoding site-specific DNA-methyltransferase — translation MRAKRTVKPSAEDVRALLPLGQILDGDCIEAMRSLPDNSIDCVFADPPYNLQLGGDLNRPDGSEVDAVTDHWDQFDSFKIYDEFTRAWLTEARRVLKPDGALWVIGSYHNIFRVGAILQDLGFWILNDVVWRKTNPMPNFKGTRFTNAHETMIWASQGEKARYHFNYRAMKTLNDEIQMRSDWVLPICSGGERLKEDGKKAHPTQKPEALLYRVLLATTEKGDVVLDPFFGTGTTGAVAKRLGRDWIGCEREDFYRGVAYKRIEKELPLDESALKTMQSKKSAPRVAFGTLVETGAIAPGTQVFDKKRRWIATVRADGSLDHQGKAGSIHGLGKELQDAPSCNGWTFWHYEIGGDVKPVDHARQMHLLANED, via the coding sequence GTGCGGGCCAAACGCACAGTCAAACCGTCCGCAGAGGACGTGCGCGCGCTTTTGCCGCTTGGCCAAATCCTTGACGGCGATTGCATCGAAGCCATGCGTTCGCTGCCTGACAATTCCATCGACTGCGTTTTTGCTGATCCTCCGTACAATCTGCAATTGGGCGGCGATCTCAACCGCCCCGATGGCAGCGAAGTCGATGCGGTCACCGATCACTGGGACCAGTTCGACAGCTTCAAAATCTATGATGAATTTACCCGCGCTTGGCTAACCGAGGCGCGCCGGGTGCTGAAACCCGATGGCGCGCTCTGGGTGATCGGCAGTTACCACAACATCTTCCGCGTTGGCGCGATCCTGCAGGATTTGGGTTTCTGGATCCTCAACGATGTTGTGTGGCGCAAGACGAACCCAATGCCGAATTTCAAAGGAACCCGTTTCACCAACGCGCATGAAACGATGATCTGGGCGAGCCAGGGCGAAAAGGCGCGTTATCACTTCAACTATCGCGCTATGAAAACGCTGAATGATGAAATTCAGATGCGCAGCGATTGGGTGCTTCCGATCTGTTCAGGCGGTGAGCGCTTGAAGGAAGATGGCAAGAAGGCGCATCCGACGCAGAAACCCGAAGCTTTGCTGTATCGTGTGCTGCTCGCGACCACTGAGAAGGGTGACGTTGTCCTCGATCCATTCTTTGGCACTGGCACGACCGGTGCGGTTGCCAAACGTCTGGGCCGCGATTGGATCGGCTGCGAGCGCGAAGATTTCTACCGCGGCGTTGCCTACAAACGCATCGAGAAAGAACTGCCGCTGGATGAAAGCGCATTGAAGACAATGCAGAGCAAGAAATCCGCTCCGCGTGTTGCATTCGGGACGCTGGTTGAAACCGGAGCGATCGCGCCCGGAACGCAGGTTTTTGACAAGAAACGCCGCTGGATCGCGACCGTTCGCGCCGACGGTTCGCTTGATCATCAGGGCAAGGCCGGTTCGATCCATGGTTTGGGCAAGGAGCTGCAAGATGCCCCTAGCTGCAATGGCTGGACTTTCTGGCACTATGAAATTGGCGGCGATGTGAAGCCTGTCGATCACGCGCGGCAAATGCATCTGCTCGCCAACGAAGACTGA
- a CDS encoding outer membrane beta-barrel protein yields the protein MKIHKHPLLLAMAAVTAVTVPHAAHANDDDENFEGVSVGVQGGYSRQRIDETVLTGADAVTIDARQSGVTYGGYIGYDAQFENFVIGVEAGFNPSERKLTDTVTSGGSVELNPQWSADASVRAGIVLNDRILAYGRVGYSRSRYKLSRFDGVNTAATVSERENGDGVMFGGGAEFAVTHYAALRVEYRRNNFGDTFRSDQVLAGATLRF from the coding sequence ATGAAAATTCACAAACACCCCCTGTTGCTCGCTATGGCTGCCGTTACCGCAGTCACTGTACCCCATGCTGCGCATGCGAATGACGACGACGAGAATTTTGAAGGCGTCAGTGTCGGCGTACAAGGCGGCTATTCCCGCCAACGCATCGACGAAACCGTCCTTACAGGCGCCGATGCCGTCACAATAGATGCACGGCAAAGCGGCGTCACGTATGGCGGTTACATCGGCTATGACGCACAATTTGAAAACTTCGTCATCGGTGTCGAAGCGGGTTTCAACCCCAGCGAGCGCAAGCTTACCGACACCGTCACGAGCGGCGGCTCTGTTGAGCTGAACCCTCAATGGTCAGCTGATGCGTCTGTTCGTGCCGGGATCGTCCTGAATGATAGAATCCTTGCCTATGGCCGGGTTGGCTACAGTCGCTCGCGCTATAAACTCAGTCGGTTCGATGGCGTCAATACAGCGGCGACCGTTTCCGAACGTGAAAACGGAGACGGGGTCATGTTCGGCGGAGGAGCTGAATTTGCCGTGACACACTACGCTGCGCTGCGGGTCGAATATCGCCGCAACAATTTCGGTGACACATTCCGGTCCGACCAAGTCTTGGCAGGTGCGACACTGCGATTCTGA
- a CDS encoding CoA pyrophosphatase, translated as MTDLYDQLSALHEEGHARDIADLLSDAHFADGRATPAAVLIAVTEREAPGILLTQRPNAMRDHPGQVAFPGGKIDPGEDAITAAVREANEELALPSDQVRVIGTSDLYQTGTGFAVTPVLAVVPPDLELTPNPDEVEAWFEAPLALLLDKSNWTVNEVFWKGANRRYLEMDYEGFRIWGVTAAILANLSRRIDWERLK; from the coding sequence ATGACCGACCTTTACGATCAGCTTTCTGCTTTGCATGAAGAAGGGCATGCGCGTGATATCGCCGACCTATTGTCAGATGCGCACTTTGCCGATGGCCGCGCGACGCCAGCCGCTGTCCTGATCGCCGTGACCGAGCGCGAGGCGCCGGGCATCTTGCTGACCCAGCGCCCCAACGCCATGCGCGATCACCCTGGCCAAGTTGCCTTTCCCGGTGGCAAAATAGACCCCGGAGAAGACGCCATCACCGCCGCCGTGCGTGAAGCCAATGAGGAGCTTGCGCTGCCAAGCGATCAAGTCCGCGTTATCGGTACGAGTGATCTCTATCAGACAGGAACCGGCTTTGCCGTGACACCGGTGCTGGCCGTGGTTCCGCCTGACCTCGAATTGACGCCTAACCCCGATGAAGTCGAAGCATGGTTCGAAGCCCCGCTTGCGCTCTTGCTTGATAAGAGTAACTGGACCGTCAATGAAGTGTTCTGGAAGGGGGCGAACCGGCGCTATCTGGAAATGGATTACGAAGGTTTCAGAATTTGGGGCGTTACAGCGGCAATCCTCGCGAACCTTTCGCGGCGGATTGATTGGGAGCGCTTGAAATGA
- a CDS encoding DUF1285 domain-containing protein: MPYEPPPYLAELTLAQIAEQVEQRKLPPVEGWAPQQIGESEMRIAADGTWFHEGDPIRRPAMVRAFSGLLTRDDAAQHWLATPFEKLSIEVDDAAFVAVDCVMRDGEIAFRLNTDELVVAGPDNAIRAAGDPETPAIYLHVRRGCEARLNRSTYEQLVQIAIDTSGDDLTKGLMVTSQGAIFSLLP, from the coding sequence ATGCCTTATGAACCTCCCCCCTATCTAGCCGAACTTACGCTAGCCCAAATCGCCGAGCAGGTTGAGCAACGTAAACTCCCCCCTGTCGAGGGGTGGGCTCCGCAGCAGATCGGTGAAAGCGAAATGCGGATTGCCGCCGATGGCACATGGTTTCACGAAGGTGATCCGATCCGGCGACCCGCAATGGTGCGTGCATTTTCGGGTCTGCTGACGCGAGATGACGCGGCCCAGCATTGGCTGGCAACACCATTTGAAAAACTCAGCATTGAAGTCGATGACGCGGCCTTTGTGGCCGTGGACTGCGTGATGCGAGACGGCGAGATTGCGTTTCGGCTCAACACAGATGAGCTAGTCGTGGCTGGTCCGGATAATGCCATCCGGGCCGCTGGAGACCCTGAAACTCCGGCAATTTATCTGCACGTGCGCCGAGGCTGCGAAGCGCGCCTAAACCGTTCGACTTATGAACAACTCGTCCAAATCGCGATTGATACCAGCGGCGATGATCTGACCAAAGGCCTGATGGTAACCAGCCAGGGCGCGATCTTCTCTCTGCTACCCTAG
- a CDS encoding PQQ-dependent sugar dehydrogenase: protein MTYISKAPLILSLSTLALASCANAEAGDSAETASAEVAMNIEPMGEFDRPWAIEFIPGSDTLAITEKAGTLKLMKTGTGETTTVSGVPEVDYGGQGGFGDVAFLPSEANREDGRTIYLSWAEAGANDTRGAAVGRGMLVCNDETDACAINDLEVIWRQADKVTGKGHYSHRISFSPDEKYMFIASGDRQKLEPAQDTTNTLGSIVRLNLDGAPAAGNPMADQGGVTAEIWSYGHRNILGMDWDAQGRLWDMEHGPAGGDELNLVKAGANYGWPTRSYGKHYNGDPITDHSADDGFSKPAIHWTPVIAPGDMIFYTGDMFAAWKGDALIAGLSSQAIVRVTIDGEKATETGRYAFDGRLRSIDQAPDGSIWVAEDGPEGRILKVSAQ from the coding sequence ATGACCTATATTTCCAAAGCTCCGCTCATCCTTTCGCTCTCCACCCTCGCGCTCGCAAGCTGCGCGAACGCCGAAGCGGGGGATAGTGCTGAAACTGCCTCTGCCGAAGTTGCCATGAACATTGAACCGATGGGCGAGTTTGATCGCCCTTGGGCAATCGAGTTCATTCCCGGGTCCGACACGCTGGCGATCACCGAGAAAGCCGGCACACTGAAGCTGATGAAAACAGGCACCGGCGAAACGACGACCGTTAGCGGTGTTCCCGAAGTCGATTATGGCGGCCAAGGTGGTTTCGGCGACGTGGCCTTCCTCCCTTCAGAAGCCAACCGTGAAGACGGCCGCACGATCTATCTCAGCTGGGCCGAAGCGGGCGCGAACGATACGCGCGGAGCCGCTGTCGGCCGCGGCATGTTGGTCTGCAACGACGAAACCGACGCCTGCGCGATCAACGATCTGGAAGTCATCTGGCGTCAGGCAGACAAAGTGACCGGTAAAGGCCATTATTCGCACCGCATCTCCTTCTCGCCGGATGAAAAATACATGTTCATCGCCAGCGGTGACCGGCAGAAACTTGAACCGGCGCAAGACACAACAAACACTTTGGGCAGCATCGTGCGGCTCAACCTTGATGGAGCGCCGGCTGCGGGCAACCCGATGGCGGATCAAGGCGGCGTAACCGCTGAAATCTGGTCATATGGTCACCGCAATATCCTCGGCATGGATTGGGATGCACAGGGTCGTCTTTGGGACATGGAGCATGGCCCGGCGGGTGGTGACGAGCTGAACCTTGTCAAAGCAGGCGCTAATTACGGTTGGCCCACCCGCTCATACGGCAAGCACTATAACGGCGATCCGATCACAGATCACAGCGCTGATGATGGTTTTTCAAAGCCTGCCATCCACTGGACACCTGTAATCGCGCCAGGCGACATGATTTTCTACACTGGCGATATGTTCGCAGCGTGGAAGGGTGATGCTCTGATTGCAGGCCTAAGCAGCCAAGCAATTGTGCGCGTCACTATCGACGGCGAAAAGGCAACCGAGACCGGACGCTATGCCTTTGACGGACGCCTCCGTTCAATCGATCAGGCACCAGATGGCAGCATCTGGGTCGCTGAAGACGGACCAGAGGGTAGAATTCTTAAAGTGTCGGCCCAGTAA
- a CDS encoding CCA tRNA nucleotidyltransferase — protein sequence MSASGLPGTLANADWPNRKGLRVLTRALGAENIRWVGGAVRDTLLDVGVHDVDCATTHPPDEVMDRCAMAGIRTVPTGIDHGTITAVLEDGPVEITTLRHDVSTDGRRATVAFANDWREDAARRDFTINALYAHPETLEISDYFGGLDDLAARRVRFIGDARERIAEDHLRILRYYRFQARFGAALDNEAEEACAELAGTLKGLSRERVAEELLKLLSLPDPGETVERMFNHAVLRVILPEASLRNVEIMREVIDREAAQGFAPDPLRRLSALLPPSPDVAGDVAARLRLSRAQRAVLVGVASRLGSDAEAPKALAYNEGNAIAVHRLLLAGADAAAIRDWAAPTLPLKGGAIVQRGVAAGPEVARILQTVEQRWVAEGFPGEARVQEILNEELPEA from the coding sequence ATGAGCGCATCTGGACTGCCCGGAACCCTAGCAAACGCGGACTGGCCCAACCGCAAGGGGCTCCGTGTGCTCACACGCGCTCTGGGTGCGGAGAACATCCGCTGGGTCGGCGGCGCAGTGCGCGATACGTTGCTGGACGTGGGTGTTCACGATGTCGACTGCGCGACAACCCACCCGCCTGATGAAGTGATGGATCGCTGCGCCATGGCAGGCATCCGCACCGTTCCGACCGGAATTGACCACGGAACCATCACGGCGGTTCTGGAAGACGGGCCGGTTGAAATCACGACCCTGCGGCATGATGTTTCAACGGATGGCCGCCGCGCAACAGTCGCCTTTGCCAACGATTGGCGTGAAGATGCTGCGCGGCGCGATTTCACAATCAATGCGCTCTACGCCCATCCGGAAACTCTGGAGATTTCAGACTATTTCGGCGGACTCGACGATCTTGCCGCGCGCCGTGTTCGCTTTATCGGTGATGCGCGCGAACGTATCGCTGAGGATCATCTTCGCATTTTGCGCTATTACCGGTTTCAGGCTCGCTTTGGTGCGGCATTGGACAATGAAGCCGAAGAAGCCTGCGCCGAGCTTGCCGGAACGCTGAAGGGGCTGAGCCGTGAGCGAGTGGCGGAAGAACTGCTGAAACTGCTTTCGCTGCCTGATCCGGGTGAGACAGTCGAGCGGATGTTTAATCACGCGGTCCTGCGGGTTATTTTGCCAGAAGCAAGCCTGCGCAATGTCGAAATCATGCGTGAAGTGATTGACCGCGAAGCTGCACAAGGTTTTGCGCCTGATCCTTTGCGACGTCTGTCTGCACTTCTGCCGCCCTCACCTGATGTCGCAGGCGATGTTGCGGCGCGCCTACGCCTGTCGAGAGCCCAGCGGGCCGTACTAGTCGGGGTGGCTTCGCGCCTTGGCAGTGACGCTGAAGCTCCCAAGGCGCTGGCCTACAACGAAGGCAACGCGATTGCGGTTCACCGATTGCTGCTTGCAGGAGCCGATGCCGCCGCAATCCGGGACTGGGCGGCACCGACACTTCCGCTCAAAGGCGGTGCAATCGTTCAGCGCGGCGTTGCCGCCGGTCCGGAAGTGGCGCGGATACTCCAAACGGTCGAGCAGCGTTGGGTTGCGGAGGGTTTCCCCGGTGAGGCTCGTGTTCAAGAGATATTGAACGAAGAACTGCCAGAAGCTTGA
- the parC gene encoding DNA topoisomerase IV subunit A, translating to MADPTTTDDSDPFDAIVDAPFDAALSERYLVYALSTITARSLPDLRDGLKPVHRRLLWTMRQLKLDPSNTFKKSARVVGEVIGKYHPHGDTAAYDAMVRLAQDFSLRYPLVEGQGNFGNIDGDNAAAYRYTEARLTKTAMHLMDGLDAGTVDFIPTYNGEEEEPELMPGLFPNLLANGASGIAVGMATNIPSHNVAEIIDATLELIDNPHVEHERLMELFHGPDLPTGGQIIDSKEVISNAYETGRGSFRVRGVFEAPEAEKAEDQKTGIERLGGGQWQLVISEIPYQVAKGKLIEQIAQAIADKKLPILEDVRDESDETIRIVLVPKSRNVDPELLKESIFKLTDMETRFGLNLNVLDATRTPMVMGLKELLQNWTAAQIEILQRRTQFRLDQIARRLELVEGYITAFLNLDRVIEIIRYEDEPKAVMMKEFSLTDRQAEAILNMRLRSLRKLEEMELRTEKDTLLAEQDDLQKLLDSPARQRTRLKKDLRGLRKDYAEDTKIGARRTRIEEAEAVVEFSMDAMIEKEPATIILSQKGWIRAAKGHVDLEQEFKYKEGDALAFILHAQTTDKLLIAAGNGRFYTLGCDKLPGARGFGEPVRTMIDLEADTGIVKMLVHKPGGKLLLASTIGKGFVAETNELMAETRKGRQVVNLKGNAELRVIREIGAEDDHVACVGDNRKLIVFNLEEMPVMARGQGVMLQRYRDGGLSDATTFKLEDGLSWKMGGSGDRTRTENEIWQWKVARSAAGRLPPQGFPKNNRFE from the coding sequence ATGGCTGATCCTACGACTACCGACGATTCTGATCCGTTCGACGCGATTGTTGATGCGCCGTTCGATGCCGCGCTGTCCGAGCGATATCTGGTCTATGCGCTATCCACGATCACGGCGCGCTCTCTGCCGGACCTTCGCGACGGGTTGAAGCCGGTTCACCGGCGGCTGCTGTGGACTATGCGCCAGCTAAAGCTGGACCCGTCCAACACCTTTAAGAAATCCGCCCGCGTTGTGGGTGAGGTGATCGGTAAATATCACCCGCATGGCGACACCGCCGCTTACGATGCGATGGTGCGCCTCGCTCAGGATTTCTCGCTGCGTTATCCTCTGGTCGAGGGGCAGGGGAATTTCGGCAATATCGATGGCGATAATGCCGCCGCCTATCGTTACACGGAAGCCCGCCTGACGAAGACGGCAATGCATCTGATGGACGGTCTGGACGCGGGCACGGTTGATTTCATCCCGACCTATAATGGTGAGGAAGAAGAGCCGGAATTGATGCCGGGCCTGTTCCCTAACCTGTTGGCCAATGGCGCAAGCGGGATTGCGGTGGGCATGGCGACCAATATCCCGTCGCACAACGTTGCCGAGATTATTGATGCCACGCTTGAACTGATCGACAATCCGCATGTTGAACATGAGCGGCTGATGGAGCTGTTTCATGGGCCAGATTTGCCGACCGGCGGCCAGATCATCGACAGCAAAGAAGTGATCTCCAACGCTTACGAAACGGGTCGCGGCTCCTTCCGGGTGCGCGGCGTGTTCGAAGCGCCGGAAGCTGAGAAAGCGGAAGATCAGAAGACGGGTATCGAGCGGCTGGGCGGCGGACAGTGGCAGCTGGTCATCTCCGAAATCCCGTATCAGGTCGCGAAGGGCAAACTGATAGAGCAGATCGCTCAGGCGATTGCGGATAAGAAACTGCCGATCCTCGAAGATGTGCGCGATGAAAGCGATGAGACAATCCGCATCGTGCTCGTGCCGAAGAGCCGCAATGTTGATCCTGAATTGCTCAAGGAAAGCATTTTCAAGCTCACGGATATGGAAACGCGGTTTGGCCTGAACCTCAACGTGCTCGACGCAACGCGCACGCCGATGGTGATGGGGCTGAAAGAGCTGCTGCAAAACTGGACGGCGGCTCAGATTGAGATTTTGCAGCGCCGCACGCAATTTCGGCTCGATCAGATCGCGCGGCGGCTGGAACTGGTTGAAGGCTACATCACGGCCTTCCTCAATCTCGACCGGGTGATCGAAATCATCCGGTATGAGGATGAGCCCAAAGCGGTGATGATGAAGGAATTCAGCCTCACCGATCGTCAGGCTGAGGCGATCCTCAACATGCGGCTGCGGTCTTTGCGCAAGCTGGAAGAGATGGAGCTGCGCACTGAGAAAGACACGCTGCTCGCCGAGCAGGACGACCTTCAAAAACTGCTCGATAGTCCGGCTCGTCAGCGCACCCGTTTGAAGAAAGACTTGCGCGGACTTCGCAAGGATTACGCCGAGGACACCAAGATCGGCGCTCGCCGGACACGGATTGAAGAGGCCGAAGCGGTTGTCGAATTCAGCATGGATGCGATGATCGAAAAAGAGCCGGCCACGATCATTCTGAGCCAAAAAGGCTGGATCCGCGCCGCCAAAGGTCACGTCGATCTGGAGCAGGAATTCAAATATAAAGAAGGCGACGCGCTTGCCTTTATCCTGCACGCACAGACGACCGACAAGCTGCTTATCGCAGCGGGCAATGGCCGGTTCTACACGCTGGGCTGTGACAAATTGCCCGGCGCTCGCGGCTTTGGCGAGCCGGTGCGGACGATGATCGACCTCGAAGCGGACACGGGCATCGTCAAAATGCTGGTGCACAAGCCCGGCGGAAAGCTGCTGCTGGCTTCGACCATCGGCAAAGGCTTTGTCGCGGAAACCAACGAGCTGATGGCCGAGACCCGAAAAGGGCGGCAGGTCGTGAACCTCAAAGGCAATGCGGAACTCCGCGTTATCCGCGAAATCGGCGCAGAGGATGATCACGTTGCGTGTGTTGGAGACAACCGCAAACTGATCGTGTTCAATCTCGAAGAAATGCCAGTCATGGCGCGGGGTCAGGGCGTTATGCTGCAGCGGTACCGCGATGGCGGGTTGTCGGACGCAACAACGTTCAAGCTGGAAGATGGTCTAAGCTGGAAAATGGGCGGTTCGGGCGACCGTACCCGTACCGAGAACGAGATATGGCAATGGAAAGTCGCGCGCAGCGCAGCCGGACGTTTGCCGCCGCAAGGCTTCCCAAAGAACAACCGCTTCGAGTGA